acacacacgctctgtgtatacatatataacaatgTACATGAAGAATTAGGGACAGTAcacaataataaatactactttctgtatgtatatacgtagtcATCATATCATCATATCAtaaaatgttctttctcttcgttataattataagtttatatgtatgtgtatgtgtatgtgtgtgtgagtgtgtttttatttatctttgtgtaaataatatatatatatacatatatatatatatatatatatatatatatatatatatatatatatacttctcaCATAGTCCACAAAATAAACTTTTGCTTCTGTCTCTTTACTTTGTGAAATATGCCATTTactttaaatttctttattttctttttctctttcgttgcaCGATAACTTAAAATGCAACATTAATAATGCATACGtcttaatataatttactttgtataaatataatcgtatatgtatatgtatatatatatatatatatatatatatatatatatatatatacatatatatatgtatatatatattatcatgtaagtattatatagtaataagtTCATTATATGTGACAGGAATTTAAATGTTATTGGATCACGCGTTTGTGTTTccgttgtatgtatgtatatagtggTGTGTAATAAGTGCAGGGGGAAGGCACTTCCGCTGTTTTCTTAATTCGATCTCGCGACGATAACTTGGAAAACGCGTCAAACGGACCataagagagataaaacgCGAGATAATGCTTAATATAAAGTAACGTGTACctctttatcattctttttatttatttatttatttatttatttatttatttatttattaattataaaattcatgtAGTAGTCCAAGTTTTCGTCAcgcgtttgaaaaaaaaatcagccACCCTTCTCAATAGATAGTGTGTActtatgtctctctctttctgtaaaCATCGATTTAAGGAACCCTAAAAAGTCTtactatcgatatatatatatatacatacatatatatatatatatatgtgtgtatatatatatatcgatgtatAATATCGCagtcgatcgatttatctcGGATCAACTTCTTCAATGATAATGTCATTCGCGTAGAACCTGTGTTTTCgtattatttccatttttctgTGTTTATCGATAAACAATTAGTTCGCCATATATTAACTGTTGCAACACGCGGAAAGGGGTTGCAACCCCCGTCGCAACGAACTCGTCGTATCGTcgtctacttttttctttatcgctttctctcattctctcactctctttctctctcactttctctctctctcactctctcctactctctcactctctctttctcactctctctctctctctctctctctctctctctctctttctctctctctctttctctctctctctctgtgcgTGCATTCAGTGTGCGCGTGTGAAAATGTCGCCATGCATGAGAGCGCGAGTGTACTTaagttatagatatatatatatatatgaatatatatatatatgtatgtatgtatatatgtatgtatgtatatacgtaatatattatcaCAAAAGATCGCCCACGCGCGTCGCGCCCTATCAGTCGCGAGACCAGAACCTACTTTCTTCTCGAGAGgctgctttctttcttttttctttttcttcttcttttttttatttcattttttcttttttattttacatcttTATACTACTTTAAGCCTCGACAGGAGTCCTCTTCTTGAACagtcataaaaaataatatggatTCATCCTCgcgttttctttcgattctgGAAGACCACAGCGTCgtattctatctatctctctctctctctctctctctctctctctctctctcttttatacttttataaactTTCTTCATTATATCgcatttgtttctttcctcaGTATTATATATCTGTCCCTTTCGCGTAATTGATTTTCATAAGATCGACGcgactttctttttcaataatcgTTTGTGCGTGTCAAGAGTGAaaattatgtgtgtatatgtgtgtgtatgtatgtgtgtgtgtatgtgtacgtttatgtgtttctttttctcccccgAGAAAAATGTTGATTCTGATCTCTACGACGAAGTCGAGGTAATGTCgtagataataaaagagaacacggatcgatcgatcctttccAATTAGTATCGTTATTTCATCGTAATCCATAATCGACTCGAATCAAACTcaaaacgaataatataaCGCACAATTGtgtacttattaaaaaaaaataaataaataaataaataaaagaaaaagtaatgtgtttccttttttctatttaacaaTAAGATTTCAATAAGggtgaaataaaagaaaggttGATGATCGTTGATTGGATGATGATCAACGATACGCGTTCTCGTTTTTTCCTCGAGTATAGAACATCTGAAAAATGTTCAGAACGCCGAGGAAAACATTATCTCATAATCATCGTCTTTGCATATCGCCGAACGTTCTACCAGCACGTCTAATTCATTCTAATCGTTCGCCGTCACGTAATATGCCAGCTTACGTTTCCTTTCTAATCTTGAATACGTCGTgtaaagaaactttttattacaattaatccTTTACTGTGATATCATATTTGTATGCATGTGAgtatgtgtgcgcgcgtgtatatatatatatatattttttttttttcatagtcgtacatttatatttatatactcatgtttttttttctttttctttttttttcattacgccatattgatatttttttctttttttttttcttctctttttacgaACTTTCAAATCGCTGGTAGATACGTGTACGCGAGTAtacaaagaagataaaatccCACTAGCATCGATTCATagttttctccattttttaccattttttttttgctccttttttttacatccCTTAAAAATTCGCCCGAACTTACTCTCATAACCAcatgttttatttctctctctctctctctctctctctctctctctctttctctctctctctctctctctctctttattatttttatttttttgttgcgCATCCCTATCGCCGTACtgacattatttctttttctctttcattatttgtttctttctctctcatttatcATCGTCAAACATACGAACTCATAAAAATACAAGATATCGACTATTTTCTCTGCGTAAAACTATCTTACGGTATATATTTATGGTGTATATCCAGTTtccgtatatgtgtgtttatgtgtgtgtgtgtgtgtattctatgtatatgtatatcacgtATTTCTCGTGTCGTGTGTGCGTAGAACGTGCGTTGCTTATGCGGCTACGCTCGTGCGGTCGTGTAACACGATGCGCATGTGAACTCTCGCGTTAATgccatgtatatatatatatatatatatatatatatatatatatatgtatgtatttatgtatgcatacatCGCTTCGTAAAAGAAGTCATTCGACGACGATAATCATCATCTCTTTGTCGTTCTATCGCGTAgagttatataattattattcgtaaatTAGACCGATCCTGTGATTATCGTTAATCagttacgtatgtatatatatttatatttatttatatatatcatattttaatgcGTTTTTAGCCCATTTTGTTTGTTgttgcgcgtgtgtgtgtgtttttttcgttcgttaggTAAACGCAGCCGCCAATGCTCGTtaacgtctttttttttatggttacttcaattatactttaatcgttctctttcgcctatttcctttttctaatttgGAATTTGTCAATTCtctattttcattatcattctCATTATTTTCAGTCGCAATTGATTTTAAAGTTCACTCGAAATAAATCCAtgtatttctatgtatatgtgcaaTTAACTCCCCCGAATTGAATGCAAGGATAGAAGAGATTGCGTCGCGTTAAGAcgctctctcattctttcgcTCTCGTTCTCATTCTTGTGTGTACttaaaattatgttaaaaatatgtgAGCCGATATCTAAATCTACGTAAGTTCTAATTCGTACGAGATAGGAGAATTACGGCTTTCGACATAGCTCTTTCTCTAGATTCGTCGACGCGTAATTGTGTTTCTAGGAAACGTACGATACAATCgtttgtgtataatatatatatatatataatatatatatatatatttatataatctatgCCTTTAAATCAAAcgataattagaataaaaattcttaatcAACTAACTTATACTATTATACATTAGCATATAAACAGCCCCAAGTATCGGGACGAAacaatacatatttcttttttttatctttttctcttttttttttcactaacaacgaattgaaaattgacgaattatcattattaagaattaaaGGTAGGTACACACCGTGCattaaaattacatacattattattatcgatattttaaaaaactaTCCAACGAACGGAATTAAAACTTCTCGCGAAACAAAATTGAAGGAAGAATAAgggtaaaaataagaatataaaataagaataagaataagattaagaaaaataagaataagaagaagaataagaagaagaagaagaagaagaagaagaattaaacgATAGTTAAgatgtattaaataaaattctttaaagaCGAGCGGGCAAAAGGCAAATTCGTTGACGCTCGTcgtctatacgtatatatgtatatgtataggtagacatcaattataataaaaatctctctctAAAAAACGACTAATCCAAAAAGGCAAGTTTTGCACATGATACGACGCGATACGTTCGATAGGCCAGGACCCAtacaacacacacatacttccatcattttttatcttgtacTTCTCGCGTGCGCGCGCGGTCACGCAGCCGATTTTAAAATCGTGAAGATAAAACGCGATAAAATTTTGACagtccaaaaaaaaaacagaaaaaaacatcccaaaataaaatacatattgcAACAATCGAATCACACGTTTAACCGAtgttttctactctttctttctctctttctttctttctttctttcttgcttttttgctttctttcttccttcattttcttttttttttttttactttccatTTTATCCATTTTCGTTTCCCTTctcctattcttttctttaacttttccATTTAACTCGACTCTATTCACAATcttaatttaatcaataaaaacAGAACGACGAATCGTAAAACGATGACGTAACATAGATAATGTctctgtaataaaataattaataaacgcgGAAAGTTCAATCTCACTTCTAAGAAGTATAATTTCATAATCCACTCATACTAtatcactattattataacatatatataatatatatataccacatatacccacacacacacacacaatatatatatatatatatagatgtgtgtgtgtgtgcgtgcgtgtgtgtgcatgcgtgcgtgtTCGTAGTagacatatttaaaaatacgaaaaaataaacttagtactaataaagaaaaaagaagaagaagaataggaataataataataatagaaaacacaaaagaacaaaaaagaacaaacaagtggaaaaaaaaggaaacaaacaaacaaataaaaaaaaaaaaaatacacgacaataatgatgataataataatagaagcaCGATTATTACGCGTGACTTCGGCGCGCCTCAAGATCGATATCATCGTCTCAAGCGTcacacatatttcttttttctttttttccttttacttttttgtatttttttttctttttaattttttttttttaccgtttttcattacttttttcattttttttcttttcaattttattttggaCGCATCGAAACGAGCGGCAAGTCGTCCGGCagatatattgatattgattattatttaggTAGAAACACGTTATcggaacgataaaaagaaatagccGCGAACGCGCGGCCATCTTTACCAATTCGCGAATCGGTTTAATTCATCCGACGTCACACACACAATATTATAGCAAGGAACGCCGTGCGATCTCGccgttctctcattctttcgtcTTACGTTTAAAACGCTCCACGAGGAATCGGGTCAATAAGGCACTGTTCACCGACAATGTCTGACTAGAAAATGAATCTATTTTCGGAACTTTTTCATTGTGTAGCGTGTCTCATCTCTCCCGTTTCGCGTTCGTTCGACCGAAATATACTCcccttgtctctttctctcaccctctctctctctctctttttctctctctctctctttttctcctactctcttttttattcttttttttcctcgctcTGTCGAATAATGATTGAGAAAATTAACGATTccaaagatagaaagatatataatatacatatttatttatcttatttattcatttatatatcaaaaagatGCGTTCGAACGTAGAGATCATTTATCTTGTTTAATAGGATTCGTCTCGTTTAGAATAATCGAAAATTGCACTTACGCGTGATTCTAGAGTCGGACGATGGTAAAGTAATAGATCGGGCCTTCTTTTGCGAAAAGAGATAGCTAAAAGAGAGGTaaagaggtagagaaagaaaagagagacagagagagaaagaaagagagagagataggaggaGAAGAAGTTGGCCCAGAAGAGAGCACGACCGACCTCTCGCTACGGAGAAAAGCCAAGGAGCTTTAAAAGCGACGCTCTTTACGAAGTCTTCATCTTCTTGTAGGGTTGCATGATCACGCCGGAGCTGACCGGTATGGCGACCTGCGGTTGCGCCGCTATCGTCGCGGGATTGGGGATTTGCGGTATCTGAGGTACGGTCGGTACACCTGCCGCGGCAGCTACGCCAGCAGGTACACCAGCCATACCAGGTAAAACGGCATACGGATTCTGAACGTAGGGAGATGCCTGAACCGCGGCTGCGGCCGCACCAGGTACACCGGGTATCGAGGCTTGGACGTACGGATTCGGTAGGATCTGTTGTCTGATCAGAGAGTACGGATTAATAGGTGTGGCGGTCGGCTGAGGTCTCGAGTATGCGAGTATACCCGCTGAAAGTGGCGACGTTAGCGCACCGGGTATACCGGCCAGTCCAGGGATCACCGGTCTCGGTGTACCAGTACTTCCGGGCAAAGCGCTAGCCTGTAAAGCCGAACCAGGCGCGGCCGCAGCCGCGGCGGCTGCAGCACCCGCAGGATTCACCAAGGTTTGTTTGTTCAATGCGACGCCGGTGTAATTAAGTGCCGTAAGCTGACTAATACCGTAAGGCTGGGAAGCCTGTGATAATTTAATAGCTTTCGCGTAATTCTTCTGGGCCACCTCCTTGGCCAGAGTCGCTGCGTCGAGATGGGTGGGTAATCCGGACGCGGCCATACCGAGCGTATTCAACATGTTCAGATTCGCCATATTAGCGGCAGAGTAATTGCTCATCGATGATAGGCTCGACATCGAGGAGACGTTTGCCATGCTGACCATATTGGCCATTGAGGCCATGTTAACGACTCCGGGCATAGATGTTAGCCCGGCCATCGACGTCAATGGACTCATCGACGGCGGTACGGCCGATAATGCCAACTGATTCATTTGCTGTTGGTGTTGCTGTTGAAGCTGTTGCTGAGCGTGTTGCTGCTGCTGAGCCTGTTGGTGCTGTTGGTGTGCCTGCTGCTGAGCAGCTTGTTGTTGAGCCTGCTGCTGAGCAGCCTGCTGTTGCGCTTGCTGCTGAGCTTGCTGTTGCgcttgctgctgttgttgctgttgttgcgcttgctgctgctgctgttgttgctggtgttgttgctgttgatgCTGGTGTTGCGCTTGCTGTTGAGCTTGTTGCTGAGCTTGTTGCTGAACTTGTTGCTGTATCGCCGGACTCGAGTGATTCAATTCGGGGGAGTTACGCGCATTTTCGCCGTCATGATTCTGGGCATTAACGAGGGTCTGCTTGTTACCGGCATTACTAGCGCTAGTGTTATTGTCGCCGGTTgtcggcggtggcggcggcggatTGTTGCACGGATCCATGAGGACGCCATTGTTGGCGTCGGCGCAGTTACCGACAGCGACGCCGCCGGTTCCctgggaggaagaggaggactGCACCACCgcgtggtggtggtggtggtggtggttgctTTGCACGTTCGGGGGTTGCACGACCGATTGGTTAGAGGTTTGGGTAGGTAGGGGTGGTGTTCCAGTGTACTCACATGACACAGGCACGAAGGGCTGCTGCAACTGCATTAAGGTCGTCGCGCCGGTCGGCTGATAGACCGGCATACCGGACTTGTCGGCCGCCGGTCGTTTATACGGAACCATTCCTGGGAAGGCCTGCAAAAGAAatgcgaaaaaaaattacgattagTATTCCATGAAATCGAACGGGCCCGACGTCCTCTCGAGGGGGCTGATAGACATCCGTCGAGAGATCGTCCGCGTCTTCGCCGAAGCCTCCGGTTTAACGTTTTACGACGTCTCTTTTGCGTCGTTGCTTCTCCGGTCTGCGGGAGAGGTTTCTCGTCCGATgttttttcctccttcccATCTTTCACGACAAGTATATACACCTATCTCTATTTTGATCTCGCGTCTTGGCTCTCGTCGACGACCGCGTCAGTCACGAGAAAAGATTCGACGGGGTGGAATAATGCCAAtcgatatacgtacgtatatatacatacgtatgtatatacgtacacacacatatgacgagaagatttttaaaacgttCCGTTACATTTTTaccatattaaaaaaacaaagtccTCCGTGATGCACGAATGAGTCTTgcacggaaaaaaaagaaaataaaaaaaaaaaaaggaaaataaacaagccgagaagaaattgaaaaagaagaatcaacGATTACTACGCGTTGTTATATGTCAAATTAGAAAAGTTAACGCGATTAAGTCGTGAACGCGTTATGATTTCATTGCTTAGGTCTGCACTTACAAAGTTCTCGTAGTAGAACGACCCAACAGACTTCATGTCCATCTGCAACAAAGACAGGATCGGTTTCAACTAATTTCCAATAAGTGAGAGGCGGCGcgttttattgaattttcgaAGGAGACGGGGACATCGAGTTGGAGATCTTAATATATCGAGAACAGGGGTTGGGGCGGGTAGGGGTAGGGTTAATGGGGGTGGGGGGTGATTGGAACGGGCTgctattgatttctttttttttccttttactttttttttgttgcttttttttttttaaatcttttggtgctttttttcttttagtacttttttctttttttttttttttcttttccgtcgaatattatttttttaatgttttttcttttaatggaGAAAGGCACGGAGATCGGTCTCTCTAGAGGTGAATAATATCTTTAACAATACAAAAGggtattctttttaatcggGCTGCTGTCGTGTGTAAATGTTGTGCCGATGACGCAGCTTGCGGCGACGTTCCCAAACGACGAGACGTTTTCGTTGCTGGATAATTCTGCAAAATGCATTTTCCACATTTCTTTCGACTACTCGCAGCGTGTCAGAAAGACCAGCCAACGGTATTTGAGATCGACGACTGTCAAAAGGTTCTTTACTGGAACCTCACGAAAACGATACGAAACTGGTGATCGTAACCTCCAACGACCACCGTACCACCCACCGAATATCGTTATCATTGGAATTGTGATATCGACTCGATTGTTGGGCgactttttaatcgataaaagaaaaaaagaaaaaaaaaagatagaaagcgTATATCTAACGAGACGAcgaaaaacg
This window of the Vespula vulgaris chromosome 1, iyVesVulg1.1, whole genome shotgun sequence genome carries:
- the LOC127063440 gene encoding uncharacterized protein LOC127063440 isoform X10, with product MAMVNMNNLLNGKDSRWLQLEVCREFQRNKCTRPDTECKFAHPPANVEVQNGRVTACYDSIKGRCNREKPPCKYFHPPQHLKDQLLINGRNHLALKNALMQQMGLTPGQPLVPGQVPAVATNPYLTGMPQVGNAYNPYFAPSPIMPAIMGPADPTGVGSPLGVVPQTVAMPQKMPRTDRFEMDMKSVGSFYYENFAFPGMVPYKRPAADKSGMPVYQPTGATTLMQLQQPFVPVSCEYTGTPPLPTQTSNQSVVQPPNVQSNHHHHHHHAVVQSSSSSQGTGGVAVGNCADANNGVLMDPCNNPPPPPPTTGDNNTSASNAGNKQTLVNAQNHDGENARNSPELNHSSPAIQQQVQQQAQQQAQQQAQHQHQQQQHQQQQQQQQAQQQQQQQQAQQQAQQQAQQQAAQQQAQQQAAQQQAHQQHQQAQQQQHAQQQLQQQHQQQMNQLALSAVPPSMSPLTSMAGLTSMPGVVNMASMANMVSMANVSSMSSLSSMSNYSAANMANLNMLNTLGMAASGLPTHLDAATLAKEVAQKNYAKAIKLSQASQPYGISQLTALNYTGVALNKQTLVNPAGAAAAAAAAAPGSALQASALPGSTGTPRPVIPGLAGIPGALTSPLSAGILAYSRPQPTATPINPYSLIRQQILPNPYVQASIPGVPGAAAAAVQASPYVQNPYAVLPGMAGVPAGVAAAAGVPTVPQIPQIPNPATIAAQPQVAIPVSSGVIMQPYKKMKTS
- the LOC127063440 gene encoding uncharacterized protein LOC127063440 isoform X3, translating into MAMVNMNNLLNGKDSRWLQLEVCREFQRNKCTRPDTECKFAHPPANVEVQNGRVTACYDSIKGRCNREKPPCKYFHPPQHLKDQLLINGRNHLALKNALMQQMGLTPGQPLVPGQVPAVATNPYLTGMPQVGNAYNPYFAPSPIMPAIMGPADPTGVGSPLGVVPQTVAMPQKMPRTDRFEVCREFQRGACKRGETECRFAHPLETVQANEDGSVTVCMDAVKGRCNRDPCRYFHPPLHLQAHIKAAQSRASIATATMPTSMAGMGALAGGMSGVPATAISGGLQGTTMASIELGKKRMRDSNDDLLMVPRLMHEMDMKSVGSFYYENFAFPGMVPYKRPAADKSGMPVYQPTGATTLMQLQQPFVPVSCEYTGTPPLPTQTSNQSVVQPPNVQSNHHHHHHHAVVQSSSSSQGTGGVAVGNCADANNGVLMDPCNNPPPPPPTTGDNNTSASNAGNKQTLVNAQNHDGENARNSPELNHSSPAIQQQVQQQAQQQAQQQAQHQHQQQQHQQQQQQQQAQQQQQQQQAQQQAQQQAQQQAAQQQAQQQAAQQQAHQQHQQAQQQQHAQQQLQQQHQQQMNQLALSAVPPSMSPLTSMAGLTSMPGVVNMASMANMVSMANVSSMSSLSSMSNYSAANMANLNMLNTLGMAASGLPTHLDAATLAKEVAQKNYAKAIKLSQASQPYGISQLTALNYTGVALNKQTLVNPAGAAAAAAAAAPGSALQASALPGSTGTPRPVIPGLAGIPGALTSPLSAGILAYSRPQPTATPINPYSLIRQQILPNPYVQASIPGVPGAAAAAVQASPYVQNPYAVLPGMAGVPAGVAAAAGVPTVPQIPQIPNPATIAAQPQVAIPVSSGVIMQPYKKMKTS
- the LOC127063440 gene encoding polycomb protein Asx-like isoform X7 yields the protein MAMVNMNNLLNGKDSRWLQLEVCREFQRNKCTRPDTECKFAHPPANVEVQNGRVTACYDSIKGRCNREKPPCKYFHPPQHLKDQLLINGRNHLALKNALMQQMGLTPGQPLVPGQVPAVATNPYLTGMPQVGNAYNPYFAPSPIMPAIMGPADPTGVGSPLGVVPQTVAMPQKMPRTDRFEVCREFQRGACKRGETECRFAHPLETVQANEDGSVTVCMDAVKGRCNRDPCRYFHPPLHLQAHIKAAQSRASIAMDMKSVGSFYYENFAFPGMVPYKRPAADKSGMPVYQPTGATTLMQLQQPFVPVSCEYTGTPPLPTQTSNQSVVQPPNVQSNHHHHHHHAVVQSSSSSQGTGGVAVGNCADANNGVLMDPCNNPPPPPPTTGDNNTSASNAGNKQTLVNAQNHDGENARNSPELNHSSPAIQQQVQQQAQQQAQQQAQHQHQQQQHQQQQQQQQAQQQQQQQQAQQQAQQQAQQQAAQQQAQQQAAQQQAHQQHQQAQQQQHAQQQLQQQHQQQMNQLALSAVPPSMSPLTSMAGLTSMPGVVNMASMANMVSMANVSSMSSLSSMSNYSAANMANLNMLNTLGMAASGLPTHLDAATLAKEVAQKNYAKAIKLSQASQPYGISQLTALNYTGVALNKQTLVNPAGAAAAAAAAAPGSALQASALPGSTGTPRPVIPGLAGIPGALTSPLSAGILAYSRPQPTATPINPYSLIRQQILPNPYVQASIPGVPGAAAAAVQASPYVQNPYAVLPGMAGVPAGVAAAAGVPTVPQIPQIPNPATIAAQPQVAIPVSSGVIMQPYKKMKTS
- the LOC127063440 gene encoding mediator of RNA polymerase II transcription subunit 12-like isoform X6, yielding MAMVNMNNLLNGKDSRWLQLEVCREFQRNKCTRPDTECKFAHPPANVEVQNGRVTACYDSIKGRCNREKPPCKYFHPPQHLKDQLLINGRNHLALKNALMQQMGLTPGQPLVPGQVPAVEAPAPPAPHHHLQQQIQQQLLATHAFMATNPYLTGMPQVGNAYNPYFAPSPIMPAIMGPADPTGVGSPLGVVPQTVAMPQKMPRTDRFETATMPTSMAGMGALAGGMSGVPATAISGGLQGTTMASIELGKKRMRDSNDDLLMVPRLMHEMDMKSVGSFYYENFAFPGMVPYKRPAADKSGMPVYQPTGATTLMQLQQPFVPVSCEYTGTPPLPTQTSNQSVVQPPNVQSNHHHHHHHAVVQSSSSSQGTGGVAVGNCADANNGVLMDPCNNPPPPPPTTGDNNTSASNAGNKQTLVNAQNHDGENARNSPELNHSSPAIQQQVQQQAQQQAQQQAQHQHQQQQHQQQQQQQQAQQQQQQQQAQQQAQQQAQQQAAQQQAQQQAAQQQAHQQHQQAQQQQHAQQQLQQQHQQQMNQLALSAVPPSMSPLTSMAGLTSMPGVVNMASMANMVSMANVSSMSSLSSMSNYSAANMANLNMLNTLGMAASGLPTHLDAATLAKEVAQKNYAKAIKLSQASQPYGISQLTALNYTGVALNKQTLVNPAGAAAAAAAAAPGSALQASALPGSTGTPRPVIPGLAGIPGALTSPLSAGILAYSRPQPTATPINPYSLIRQQILPNPYVQASIPGVPGAAAAAVQASPYVQNPYAVLPGMAGVPAGVAAAAGVPTVPQIPQIPNPATIAAQPQVAIPVSSGVIMQPYKKMKTS
- the LOC127063440 gene encoding uncharacterized protein LOC127063440 isoform X9, coding for MAMVNMNNLLNGKDSRWLQLEVCREFQRNKCTRPDTECKFAHPPANVEVQNGRVTACYDSIKGRCNREKPPCKYFHPPQHLKDQLLINGRNHLALKNALMQQMGLTPGQPLVPGQVPAVEAPAPPAPHHHLQQQIQQQLLATHAFMATNPYLTGMPQVGNAYNPYFAPSPIMPAIMGPADPTGVGSPLGVVPQTVAMPQKMPRTDRFEMDMKSVGSFYYENFAFPGMVPYKRPAADKSGMPVYQPTGATTLMQLQQPFVPVSCEYTGTPPLPTQTSNQSVVQPPNVQSNHHHHHHHAVVQSSSSSQGTGGVAVGNCADANNGVLMDPCNNPPPPPPTTGDNNTSASNAGNKQTLVNAQNHDGENARNSPELNHSSPAIQQQVQQQAQQQAQQQAQHQHQQQQHQQQQQQQQAQQQQQQQQAQQQAQQQAQQQAAQQQAQQQAAQQQAHQQHQQAQQQQHAQQQLQQQHQQQMNQLALSAVPPSMSPLTSMAGLTSMPGVVNMASMANMVSMANVSSMSSLSSMSNYSAANMANLNMLNTLGMAASGLPTHLDAATLAKEVAQKNYAKAIKLSQASQPYGISQLTALNYTGVALNKQTLVNPAGAAAAAAAAAPGSALQASALPGSTGTPRPVIPGLAGIPGALTSPLSAGILAYSRPQPTATPINPYSLIRQQILPNPYVQASIPGVPGAAAAAVQASPYVQNPYAVLPGMAGVPAGVAAAAGVPTVPQIPQIPNPATIAAQPQVAIPVSSGVIMQPYKKMKTS